One Streptomyces sp. P9-A2 DNA window includes the following coding sequences:
- a CDS encoding phosphatase PAP2 family protein: MSEPTTTDQGGARPLTTPVPPADGLRRVVSAVLSDLRSVDGALYAAVAATPTPTLDRALRRLSHAADHSKISFAVAGALALGGSRSRRAALVGVGAIAVASASANILGKRLVRRDRPDREAARVTVDRHVPMPTSASFPSGHTASAVAFATAVGTVLPTASVPLGALAGAVGYSRIHTGVHYPGDVAAGAVLGIASAATALAVASARLPHSYGNSRPTWSQ; encoded by the coding sequence ATGAGCGAGCCGACCACCACCGACCAGGGCGGAGCCCGCCCGCTCACGACGCCTGTGCCCCCTGCCGACGGCCTCCGCCGGGTGGTGTCCGCCGTCCTCAGTGATCTCAGGTCCGTCGACGGCGCCCTGTACGCGGCGGTGGCCGCCACCCCCACCCCCACCCTCGACCGGGCGCTGCGCCGTCTCTCGCACGCCGCCGACCACTCGAAGATCTCGTTCGCCGTCGCCGGCGCCCTCGCCCTGGGCGGGTCGCGGTCGCGCCGGGCCGCGCTCGTCGGGGTCGGGGCCATAGCGGTGGCGTCGGCCTCGGCCAACATCCTCGGCAAGCGCCTCGTCCGCAGGGACCGGCCGGACCGGGAGGCGGCCCGGGTGACCGTGGACCGGCACGTCCCGATGCCGACATCGGCCTCCTTCCCGTCCGGGCACACCGCGTCGGCGGTCGCCTTCGCCACCGCCGTCGGTACGGTCCTGCCCACCGCCTCCGTCCCGCTCGGCGCACTGGCCGGCGCGGTCGGCTACTCACGCATCCATACGGGCGTGCACTACCCGGGTGATGTCGCCGCCGGCGCGGTTCTCGGCATCGCGAGCGCGGCCACCGCCCTCGCCGTGGCATCGGCCCGTCTCCCCCACTCGTACGGGAACTCGAGACCGACGTGGAGTCAGTGA
- a CDS encoding Gfo/Idh/MocA family protein, with product MSLPPVRRRVAVVGTGAIVADSHLPALRAHADRTELVAAVDVDPGRLEAFGELAGEQIAGYASMDAMLDAVRPDLVLIGTPPSLHREQTVASLRAGAWVLCEKPLCLSLAEYDEIAAAEDASDAYASVIFQHRYGSGSVHARELIASGALGTPLVAHCQTTWHRDAAYYAVPWRGRWATEGGGPTMGHGIHQYDLLLHLLGPWEEIRAMAGRLVHDTESEDVSTALVRFRGGALATVVNSVLSPDEVSRVRVDCADATVELTHLYGHRNDDWSYTPARHVPAERAAAWHIPPHDVPSSHTAQLGALLDAYDAGVRPPGSGQEARATLEFAAALYKAAFTGHPVRAGEIAAGDPFHTAMHGGHPDWAPKGHA from the coding sequence ATGTCCCTGCCCCCTGTCCGCCGCCGAGTCGCCGTCGTCGGCACCGGCGCCATCGTCGCCGACAGCCACCTGCCGGCGCTGCGGGCCCACGCCGACCGCACCGAACTCGTGGCCGCAGTCGATGTGGACCCGGGCCGGCTCGAGGCTTTTGGGGAACTGGCCGGCGAGCAGATCGCCGGGTACGCCTCGATGGACGCGATGCTCGACGCGGTACGCCCCGACCTGGTGCTGATCGGAACGCCGCCGTCGCTGCACCGGGAGCAGACGGTGGCCTCGCTCCGGGCCGGCGCCTGGGTGCTGTGTGAGAAGCCGCTGTGCCTGTCGCTCGCCGAGTACGACGAGATCGCGGCGGCGGAGGACGCGTCGGACGCGTACGCCTCCGTGATCTTCCAGCACCGCTACGGTTCGGGCTCCGTCCACGCCCGGGAGCTGATCGCGAGCGGCGCGCTGGGTACCCCGCTGGTCGCGCACTGCCAGACCACCTGGCACCGGGACGCCGCGTACTACGCCGTCCCCTGGCGCGGGCGGTGGGCCACCGAGGGCGGCGGGCCGACGATGGGGCACGGCATCCACCAGTACGACCTGCTGCTCCATCTCCTCGGCCCGTGGGAGGAGATACGGGCCATGGCGGGCCGGCTCGTCCACGACACCGAGAGCGAGGACGTCTCCACCGCCCTGGTCCGCTTCCGCGGCGGCGCCCTCGCCACCGTCGTCAACAGCGTGCTCTCGCCGGACGAGGTGAGCCGCGTCCGCGTGGACTGCGCCGACGCCACGGTCGAGCTCACCCACCTGTACGGACACCGCAACGACGACTGGTCGTACACCCCGGCGCGGCACGTCCCCGCCGAACGCGCCGCCGCCTGGCACATCCCGCCGCACGACGTACCCAGCTCGCACACGGCCCAGCTCGGCGCCCTCCTCGACGCCTACGACGCCGGGGTCCGGCCGCCGGGCAGCGGCCAGGAGGCCCGGGCCACCCTCGAGTTCGCCGCAGCCCTGTACAAGGCCGCGTTCACCGGCCACCCGGTGCGGGCCGGCGAGATCGCGGCCGGCGACCCCTTCCACACGGCCATGCACGGCGGCCACCCCGACTGGGCCCCGAAGGGGCACGCATGA